The following are encoded together in the Erwinia sp. E602 genome:
- a CDS encoding sel1 repeat family protein — MALFRNPFFKSSDQATEQAYEDGVIALSQGNWYEAHPLLSRAAAGGHISAYYNLALIYAAGHITPYDIDIAADCYYKAAMGGHPQANELLFMLEAADRAGLGTIHLAEFTLRSQDADGLPFMTLLAGCRFYAAVCKASGATSQVIEYELEAASNSTPQYVRDFVTRTGIPYSIYGGGLERVKEGTAADQIIDGLNQLYYSMVKAGFPDEKCLMARCTIVGYLVSKSMYGHRAQPLLGVDRFFGEAPQAGINGRSVR, encoded by the coding sequence ATGGCGCTTTTCCGCAATCCCTTTTTTAAAAGCAGTGACCAGGCTACCGAACAGGCTTATGAAGATGGCGTTATCGCGCTGTCGCAGGGCAACTGGTACGAGGCTCACCCTTTGCTGAGCCGGGCGGCCGCGGGCGGCCATATCTCCGCCTATTACAATCTGGCGCTGATCTACGCCGCCGGGCATATCACCCCTTACGATATCGATATCGCTGCCGACTGCTATTACAAGGCGGCGATGGGCGGCCATCCGCAGGCTAACGAGCTGCTGTTTATGCTGGAGGCGGCGGACCGCGCCGGGCTTGGCACCATCCACCTGGCGGAGTTTACCCTGCGCAGCCAGGATGCCGACGGCCTGCCGTTTATGACCCTGCTGGCCGGCTGCCGCTTTTATGCCGCAGTCTGTAAGGCATCCGGGGCGACCAGCCAGGTGATCGAGTATGAACTGGAGGCCGCCAGCAACAGCACGCCGCAGTACGTACGCGATTTTGTCACCCGTACCGGCATCCCATACTCCATTTACGGTGGCGGGCTGGAGCGGGTGAAGGAGGGCACCGCCGCCGATCAGATTATCGACGGGCTGAATCAGCTCTACTACAGCATGGTTAAAGCCGGCTTCCCCGATGAGAAGTGCCTGATGGCGCGCTGCACCATCGTCGGCTATCTGGTCTCGAAATCGATGTACGGCCACCGGGCGCAGCCGTTGCTGGGGGTAGACCGGTTTTTCGGTGAAGCGCCGCAGGCGGGCATCAACGGCAGGTCCGTCCGATGA
- the surE gene encoding 5'/3'-nucleotidase SurE — MRILLSNDDGIHAPGIQVLAKALREFAEVQVVAPDRNRSGASNSLTLETPLRTFTHANGDVAVLAGTPTDCVYLGVNTLMRPRPDIVVSGINAGPNLGDDVIYSGTVAAAMEGRHLGLPALAVSLNGFEHYETAAAVTCSILRGLQREPLRTGRILNINVPDLPLDQIKGIRVTRCGSRHPSDRAIPLEDPRGHTLYWIGPPGDKLDAGPGTDFAAVDEGYVSVTALHVDLTAHAAQEVVAAWLSNVEVGTEW; from the coding sequence ATGCGCATATTGCTGAGTAACGATGACGGTATCCACGCGCCGGGTATACAGGTGCTGGCAAAGGCGCTGCGCGAATTTGCTGAGGTACAGGTTGTTGCTCCCGATCGCAACCGCAGCGGGGCCTCCAACTCGCTGACGCTGGAGACGCCGCTGCGCACCTTCACCCACGCCAACGGCGACGTGGCGGTGCTGGCCGGTACGCCGACCGACTGCGTCTATCTTGGGGTGAATACGCTGATGCGGCCGCGGCCGGATATCGTGGTCTCCGGCATCAACGCCGGGCCCAACCTCGGCGATGACGTGATTTACTCCGGTACGGTGGCGGCGGCGATGGAGGGGCGTCACCTCGGGCTGCCGGCGCTGGCGGTGTCGCTGAACGGCTTTGAGCACTATGAAACGGCGGCTGCCGTCACCTGTTCGATCCTGCGCGGCCTGCAGCGCGAACCGCTGCGCACCGGGCGTATCCTCAATATCAACGTGCCGGACCTGCCGCTGGATCAGATTAAAGGCATCCGCGTCACCCGCTGCGGCAGCCGCCACCCGAGCGATCGGGCGATCCCGCTGGAGGACCCGCGCGGCCACACGCTGTACTGGATTGGCCCGCCGGGCGATAAGCTGGATGCCGGCCCGGGCACCGACTTTGCCGCCGTGGATGAAGGCTATGTCTCGGTGACCGCGCTGCACGTTGACCTGACCGCCCACGCGGCGCAGGAGGTGGTGGCTGCGTGGCTGAGCAACGTGGAGGTGGGTACTGAATGGTAA
- a CDS encoding protein-L-isoaspartate(D-aspartate) O-methyltransferase, whose protein sequence is MVSGRTESLLLLLRQQGFNDELLLKAIEEVPRERFVDEAFEHKAWENMALPIGSGQTISQPYMVARMTSLLELNPASRVLEIGTGSGYQTAILAHLVEHVCSVERIKGLQWQAKRRLKQLDLHNVSTRHGDGWLGWPSRGPFDAIIVTAAPPEIPKALLNQLDEGGIMVLPVGEDQQVLQRIRRHGGEFKVETIEAVRFVPLVQGDLA, encoded by the coding sequence ATGGTAAGTGGCCGCACCGAGTCGCTGTTGCTGCTGCTGCGCCAGCAGGGCTTTAACGATGAGCTGCTGTTAAAGGCCATCGAAGAGGTGCCGCGCGAGCGCTTTGTCGACGAAGCCTTCGAACATAAGGCGTGGGAGAATATGGCGCTGCCGATCGGTTCCGGCCAGACCATCTCCCAGCCCTATATGGTGGCGCGCATGACCTCGCTGCTGGAGCTGAACCCGGCTTCGCGGGTGCTGGAGATCGGCACCGGTTCCGGCTACCAGACCGCGATTCTGGCCCACCTGGTCGAACACGTCTGTTCGGTGGAGCGAATTAAAGGGCTGCAGTGGCAGGCCAAGCGCCGCCTGAAGCAGCTCGACCTGCATAACGTCTCCACCCGCCACGGCGACGGCTGGCTGGGCTGGCCGTCGCGCGGGCCCTTTGATGCCATCATCGTCACCGCCGCCCCGCCGGAGATACCTAAGGCGCTGCTCAACCAGCTGGATGAAGGCGGCATTATGGTGCTGCCGGTTGGTGAAGATCAGCAGGTGCTGCAGCGCATTCGTCGCCACGGCGGCGAGTTTAAGGTTGAAACCATCGAAGCGGTGCGTTTTGTGCCGCTGGTGCAGGGTGATCTCGCCTGA
- the nlpD gene encoding murein hydrolase activator NlpD: MSTGSPGFKLRRIAAVTVVGFWLAGCSSDNTQAPISSVGGNDSGRMLGGSPGGNISSANSGGGGGGGFIPARPPSMSSSSSGGMASSAPAQNVVTENGRIVYNRQYGNIPKGSYGGDTYTVKRGDTLFYIAWITGNDFRDLAQRNNVAAPYGLNVGQQLQVANGSGTPITGGNAITTADAKAGGVTPPPVSSQIAQQPVARQPVITYSEDSDTSSGGKMLPSSGTTVATTTAPVTAPTVSSTTDSSTPVGSWRWPTDGKIIDNFSASEGGNKGIDIAGSRGQAVVSTASGRVVYAGNALRGYGNLIIIKHNDDYLSAYAHNDTMLVREQQEVKAGQKIATMGSTGTSSVRLHFEIRYKGKSVNPLRYLPQR, translated from the coding sequence ATGAGCACGGGAAGCCCAGGATTTAAGTTACGCCGTATTGCAGCGGTGACAGTGGTAGGATTTTGGCTGGCGGGCTGTTCCAGCGACAATACGCAGGCCCCCATCAGCTCCGTTGGCGGTAATGATTCCGGCCGCATGCTCGGCGGGAGTCCGGGTGGCAATATCAGCAGCGCGAACAGCGGTGGCGGCGGTGGCGGTGGTTTTATTCCCGCGCGTCCACCTTCAATGTCGTCCTCTTCGTCCGGCGGCATGGCCAGTTCAGCCCCGGCCCAGAACGTGGTGACCGAAAACGGTCGCATTGTGTACAATCGCCAGTATGGGAATATTCCGAAAGGTAGCTACGGCGGCGACACCTATACCGTTAAACGTGGCGATACTCTGTTCTATATTGCGTGGATTACCGGCAACGATTTCCGCGATCTGGCACAGCGCAATAACGTCGCCGCGCCTTACGGGCTCAACGTTGGCCAGCAGTTACAGGTGGCTAACGGCTCAGGTACGCCGATCACCGGCGGTAACGCGATCACCACTGCCGATGCGAAAGCCGGTGGGGTAACGCCGCCACCGGTCAGCTCACAAATCGCTCAGCAACCTGTTGCGCGCCAACCCGTAATTACGTATTCTGAGGATTCAGATACGTCAAGCGGGGGCAAAATGCTGCCTTCGTCCGGTACAACTGTTGCAACGACAACAGCACCGGTTACCGCCCCAACCGTCAGCAGTACAACGGACAGCTCCACCCCGGTGGGCAGCTGGCGTTGGCCGACCGACGGTAAGATTATCGATAACTTCTCTGCTTCCGAAGGAGGCAACAAAGGTATCGACATCGCGGGGTCGCGTGGTCAGGCCGTCGTCTCCACCGCCTCAGGTCGTGTGGTTTATGCCGGTAATGCCCTGCGCGGTTACGGTAATCTGATTATCATCAAACATAATGATGATTATCTGAGTGCCTATGCCCATAACGACACGATGCTGGTTCGCGAACAACAAGAAGTGAAAGCGGGCCAGAAGATCGCCACCATGGGCAGTACCGGAACCAGTTCGGTGAGGCTGCACTTTGAAATTCGTTACAAGGGGAAATCCGTAAACCCGCTGCGCTACTTGCCGCAGCGATAG
- the rpoS gene encoding RNA polymerase sigma factor RpoS encodes MSQNTLKVNDLNEDAEFDENGAEIFDEKALVGNEPGDSDLAEEELLSQGATQRVLDATQLYLGEIGYSPLLTAEEEVFFARRALRGDVPSRRRMIESNLRLVVKIARRYSNRGLALLDLIEEGNLGLIRAVEKFDPERGFRFSTYATWWIRQTIERAIMNQTRTIRLPIHIVKELNVYLRTARELSHKLDHEPSAEEIAQQLDKPVDDVSRMLRLNERITSVDTPLGGDSEKALLDILADEKDNGPEDTTQDDDMKQSIVKWLFELNAKQREVLARRFGLLGYEAATLEDVGREIGLTRERVRQIQVEGLRRLREILQAQGLSIEALFRE; translated from the coding sequence ATGAGCCAGAATACGCTGAAAGTTAACGATCTAAATGAAGACGCGGAATTCGACGAAAACGGAGCTGAGATTTTTGATGAGAAGGCTCTTGTCGGAAACGAACCTGGTGATAGCGATTTAGCTGAAGAAGAGTTGTTGTCACAGGGTGCAACGCAACGCGTTCTGGATGCGACACAGCTTTATCTGGGAGAGATTGGTTACTCTCCACTATTAACGGCTGAAGAAGAAGTCTTCTTCGCTCGCCGTGCCCTGCGGGGGGACGTACCTTCACGTCGCCGCATGATTGAAAGCAACCTGCGCCTGGTGGTGAAGATTGCCCGTCGTTACAGCAATCGTGGTCTGGCCCTGCTGGACCTGATTGAAGAAGGTAACCTCGGCCTGATCCGCGCGGTAGAGAAGTTTGACCCCGAAAGAGGGTTCCGCTTCTCCACCTATGCCACCTGGTGGATCCGTCAGACGATTGAACGGGCGATTATGAATCAAACCCGTACCATTCGCCTGCCGATCCATATCGTGAAAGAGCTGAACGTTTACCTGCGTACCGCACGTGAACTGTCACACAAGCTCGATCATGAGCCAAGCGCGGAAGAGATTGCGCAACAGCTGGACAAGCCCGTTGATGACGTCAGCCGCATGCTGCGCCTCAATGAGCGCATTACCTCAGTTGATACGCCGTTAGGTGGGGATTCTGAAAAAGCGCTGCTGGACATCCTGGCCGATGAGAAAGACAACGGCCCGGAAGACACCACGCAGGACGATGATATGAAGCAAAGCATCGTCAAATGGCTGTTCGAACTGAACGCCAAGCAGCGCGAAGTACTGGCGCGTCGTTTCGGCCTGTTAGGCTATGAAGCGGCAACGCTGGAGGATGTGGGTCGTGAAATCGGTTTGACCCGTGAACGTGTTCGTCAGATTCAGGTTGAAGGCCTGCGTCGCCTGCGTGAAATCCTGCAGGCACAGGGGCTGAGTATTGAAGCCCTGTTTCGCGAGTAA
- the mutS gene encoding DNA mismatch repair protein MutS: MNDTPKLTAHTPMMQQYLRLKADHPEILLFYRMGDFYELFYDDAKRASQLLEISLTKRGASAGEPIPMAGVPYHAVENYLAKLVQLGESVAICEQIGDPALSKGPVERKVVRIVTPGTISDEALLNERQDNLLAAIWQSPRGFGFATLDISSGRFRLAEPADLETMAAELQRTNPAELLYPEEFGAMSLIENRRGLRRRPQWEYELDTARQQLNLQFATRDLSGFGVEQAHHALRAAGCLLQYVKDTQRTSLPHIRSLTMERQQDGIIMDAATRRNLEITQNLAGGVENTLAAVLDKTVTPMGSRMLKRWLHLPLRNAATITRRQQSISALQSFSEELSPLLRQVGDLERILARLALRTARPRDLARMRHAFQQLPQLNLLLADEQTEHLQTLRDKMGDFAELRSLLEQAVIETPPVLVRDGGVIAPGYNAELDEWRALADGATDYLDRLEIREREKLGLDTLKVGFNAIHGYYIQVSRGQSHQVPIHYVRRQTLKNAERYIIPELKEYEDKVLTSKGKALSLEKALYEQLLDLLLPHLEALQESAAALAELDVLSNLAERAWALNYSCPTLSDAPGIKITGGRHPVVEQVLKEPFIANPLSLSPQRRMLVVTGPNMGGKSTYMRQAALIVLMACIGSFVPAEQATIGPVDRIFTRVGAADDLASGRSTFMVEMTETANILHNATEQSLVLMDEIGRGTSTYDGLSLAWACAESLANRIKAMTLFATHYFELTTLPDQIEGVANVHLDAVEHGDTIAFMHSVQDGAASKSYGLAVAALAGVPKEVIKRARHKLKELEALSGAAAASKADGSQLPLLVEETSPAVEALEALDADSLSPRQALEWIYRLKALV; this comes from the coding sequence ATGAACGATACCCCTAAACTCACCGCCCATACCCCGATGATGCAGCAGTATCTGCGCCTGAAAGCGGACCACCCTGAGATCCTGCTGTTTTACCGCATGGGGGACTTTTACGAGCTGTTCTATGATGACGCGAAACGTGCCTCGCAGCTGCTGGAGATCTCGCTGACCAAACGCGGTGCCTCGGCCGGTGAGCCGATCCCGATGGCGGGGGTGCCCTATCATGCGGTTGAGAACTATCTGGCCAAGCTGGTGCAGCTGGGGGAGTCGGTGGCGATCTGCGAGCAGATTGGCGATCCGGCGCTGAGCAAAGGGCCGGTTGAGCGTAAAGTGGTGCGCATCGTGACCCCCGGCACCATCAGCGACGAGGCGCTGCTTAACGAGCGCCAGGACAACCTGCTGGCCGCCATCTGGCAGAGCCCGCGCGGCTTTGGTTTCGCCACGCTGGATATCAGCTCCGGCCGCTTCCGCCTGGCCGAGCCGGCCGACCTGGAAACCATGGCCGCCGAGCTGCAGCGCACCAACCCGGCCGAGCTGCTCTATCCGGAAGAGTTTGGCGCCATGTCGCTGATTGAGAACCGCCGCGGGCTGCGCCGCCGCCCACAGTGGGAGTACGAGCTGGATACCGCCCGCCAGCAGCTGAACCTGCAGTTTGCCACCCGCGACCTGAGCGGCTTTGGCGTTGAGCAGGCGCACCACGCGCTGCGCGCGGCGGGCTGCCTGCTGCAGTATGTGAAGGATACCCAGCGCACCTCGCTGCCGCACATCCGTTCGCTGACCATGGAGCGCCAGCAGGACGGCATCATTATGGACGCCGCCACCCGCCGTAACCTGGAAATCACCCAGAACCTCGCCGGCGGCGTGGAGAACACCCTGGCCGCGGTGCTGGATAAAACCGTCACGCCGATGGGCAGCCGCATGCTCAAGCGCTGGCTGCACCTGCCGCTGCGTAACGCCGCCACGATTACCCGCCGCCAGCAGAGCATCAGCGCGCTGCAGAGCTTCAGCGAGGAGCTGTCGCCGCTGCTGCGTCAGGTTGGCGATCTGGAGCGTATCCTGGCGCGCCTGGCGCTGCGCACCGCGCGTCCACGCGATCTGGCGCGCATGCGCCACGCCTTCCAGCAGCTGCCGCAGCTGAACCTGCTGCTGGCCGACGAGCAGACCGAACACCTGCAGACGCTGCGCGATAAAATGGGCGACTTTGCCGAGCTGCGCAGCCTGCTGGAGCAGGCGGTGATCGAGACCCCGCCGGTACTGGTGCGCGACGGCGGGGTGATCGCCCCCGGCTATAACGCCGAGCTGGACGAGTGGCGGGCGCTGGCCGACGGTGCCACCGACTACCTTGACCGGCTGGAGATCCGCGAGCGCGAAAAGCTCGGGCTGGATACGCTGAAGGTCGGCTTTAACGCCATCCACGGCTACTACATTCAGGTCAGCCGCGGCCAGAGCCACCAGGTGCCGATCCACTACGTGCGCCGCCAGACGCTGAAAAACGCCGAACGCTACATTATTCCCGAGCTGAAAGAGTACGAAGACAAGGTTCTGACCTCGAAAGGCAAGGCGCTGTCGCTGGAGAAGGCGCTGTACGAACAGCTGCTGGACCTGCTGCTGCCGCATCTGGAAGCACTGCAGGAGAGCGCCGCCGCGCTGGCCGAACTGGACGTGCTGAGCAACCTGGCCGAGCGTGCCTGGGCGCTGAACTACAGCTGCCCGACGCTGAGCGACGCGCCGGGCATTAAGATTACCGGCGGCCGTCACCCGGTGGTCGAGCAGGTGCTGAAAGAGCCGTTTATCGCCAACCCGCTGTCGCTGTCGCCGCAGCGCCGTATGCTGGTGGTCACCGGGCCGAATATGGGCGGTAAAAGTACCTATATGCGCCAGGCGGCGCTGATCGTGCTGATGGCCTGTATCGGCAGCTTTGTGCCGGCGGAGCAGGCGACGATCGGCCCGGTGGATCGCATCTTCACCCGCGTCGGGGCCGCCGACGACCTCGCCTCCGGCCGCTCAACCTTTATGGTGGAGATGACCGAAACCGCCAATATCCTGCACAACGCCACCGAGCAGAGCCTGGTGCTGATGGATGAGATTGGCCGCGGCACCTCCACCTACGACGGCCTGTCGCTGGCCTGGGCCTGCGCCGAAAGCCTGGCCAACCGCATTAAGGCGATGACGCTGTTTGCCACCCACTACTTTGAGCTGACCACCCTGCCGGACCAGATCGAGGGCGTGGCCAACGTGCATCTCGACGCCGTGGAGCACGGCGACACCATCGCCTTTATGCACAGCGTGCAGGACGGTGCGGCCAGCAAGAGTTACGGTCTGGCCGTGGCGGCGCTGGCCGGGGTGCCAAAAGAGGTGATCAAACGGGCGCGGCACAAGCTTAAAGAGCTGGAGGCGCTCTCCGGTGCCGCCGCCGCCAGTAAAGCGGACGGCTCGCAGCTGCCGCTGCTGGTGGAAGAGACCTCGCCGGCGGTGGAAGCGCTGGAAGCGCTGGATGCCGATTCACTGTCGCCGCGCCAGGCGCTGGAGTGGATCTACCGGCTGAAAGCGCTGGTGTAG
- a CDS encoding winged helix-turn-helix domain-containing protein, with protein MKEIVEKNSKEEIHFLNFSFNRNTRILKKDNKVMSLVKKEADALALLCDRAPNPVTAQEFNSAVWRGRCVTPQSIAQVIRSLRVKLNDTEKNIIITLPKLGYGILTDVVGYESGNSEKAMQEVEYGRRYRESNKDIRGYSSIVSELEIDAALNDIKGLQNLILHKILELEKISKSSGDANLL; from the coding sequence ATGAAAGAGATAGTAGAAAAAAATAGTAAAGAAGAAATTCATTTTCTTAACTTCAGTTTCAATCGTAACACACGGATTCTGAAAAAAGATAATAAAGTGATGAGTTTAGTGAAAAAAGAAGCTGATGCCTTAGCGTTGCTGTGTGACAGAGCACCGAATCCGGTGACGGCACAAGAATTTAACTCAGCCGTCTGGAGGGGCCGATGTGTGACACCACAAAGCATCGCTCAGGTGATAAGAAGTCTTCGGGTTAAACTGAATGATACTGAAAAAAATATCATCATTACATTACCAAAGTTAGGGTATGGTATATTAACAGATGTGGTTGGCTATGAATCTGGGAATTCTGAAAAAGCTATGCAGGAAGTTGAGTACGGTCGGCGTTACAGGGAGAGTAACAAAGATATCAGAGGTTATTCATCTATAGTGTCAGAGTTGGAAATAGATGCAGCTTTGAATGACATTAAAGGGCTGCAGAATTTAATTCTGCATAAGATTCTTGAGCTTGAGAAAATTAGCAAATCATCTGGTGATGCTAATTTACTCTAG